GCACTTAAGGAAAACTCCGAGAATTTCAAACTACTTCTCTGCAAGGCGCTTCCTCAGGCAATCCTTGAACTCCTGAAAAAGAAGGAGGGATGATGATAGAAATCGTGGAAAGAATGTATCCTTAATGCTCTTTCTAGTCATAACCCGGAGCGATTCTGAAATTTGATGACAGCAATTTTTGACGAGTTATAATGAAACCAGGAGGTGAATTTTATGAGCGAGAGTGAGAGAGAAGGTATGAGGATTAGCCGGAGGGAGTTCCTCGGCTATTGCGCATCCCTTTTCCTCGGCGGGCTGTTCTTGTTGAACGAGGGGAAGGGGTTCGCCCAGCCTCAGGAGCCCATCAAGAAGGGGGATAAGGCTAATATCCCCCTCATCTTCACCCACACTCCCTCCGAGGTCCCCACTTGGCCCTATAAGGGCTACGATTACAACAAGAGAGCGGATGAGCTCACGGAGAAGCTGAGAAAAGCTATTCCCGATATCAATTTCACTCCCTACCATGTCCAAAATCCCGATGAAGCTAATCGCCTCCTACAGGAGACCAAGGATGTGGATGGATATGTTGTATATATCTTGGGAATATGGACGGGAGCGCCCGCCGTCTTCGCGAGAAGCGGACGCCCTACCATAATCGTTGATGACCTCTATGCCGGCTCGGGCGAATATCTTGCGGTTATGGAAGGTATAAGAAACGAGACATTTCCCGTCGTCGGCGTTGCCTCCTCCAACTTTGATGATGTCGTGAGGGCGGTTCGCCTCTTTGATGTCATCAAGAAGCTTGAGCAATCAAAAATATTGGTCGTAACGGATGGTGATATATCGCCCGTTGCCAAGAAGGTGAAGGAGCTTTTCGGGACAATCGTTGAGGGCGCTACTTCCGATGATGTGAATGCGATTTATCGCAGGGTTAGATTGAGCTCGGCTCAGGAATGGGCTAATAAGTGGATTAAGGAGGCGAAGAAGGTCGTTGAGCCCACGGAGGAGGATATTCTTAAAGCGGCGAAAATGTATCTCGCGCTCAAATCCTTGATGCATAGAAGGAGAGCCGATGCGGTAACCGTGAATTGTCTCGGGCTTGTCTACGGTCGTCGGCTTGAAGCCTATCCCTGCCTTGCATTCTTCCAGCTGAATAACGATGGCTCAACTGGATGCTGTGAGGCTGATGTTGATTCCACGATAACTCAATTGATGATGCGCTATATGACGGGGCGACCCGGCTACATCTCCGACCCCGTATTGGATACCGCAACTAACAGGATAATATATGCCCATTGCGTTGCGACGAATAGGGTCTTCGGACCAAATGGTCCCGCCAATCCCTACATAATTCGCTCCCACGCGGAGGATGGAATGGGTGCATCTGTCCAGTCTCTTATGCCCTTGGGAGAAAAGGTAACGACGCTCAGGATTTCCATCTGGGATAGCACAGTCGTCCTTCACACGGGGAAGACTGTTGCCAACATTGATGAGCCGAAAGGATGCAGAACGAAGCTGGCGGCGGAAGTAGATGCGAGGAAAATCCTTAAGAACTGGACCCACACCTGGCATCGGGTTACCTTCTATGGAGATTGGCGGGAGGATGTGAAGAATTTCGCCAAATTGAAGAATTTGAAGGTTTTGGAGGAGGATGTTTGAAATCCACCTTGCCCTCCCCCTTTGGGGGAGGGCAAGGTTTTTTTAAATATTGATGATACCTGCCCCCTTTATGGGAACGCATCGTCCCATCCTCGGCTCCAGCCCTCTCGGTTCATAATATCCCTCTATCAACGCCCTCTCCACATCCGCAACCGCTTCTTCCTCAGCCAAAATCATTATTGAGCCTCCCAACCCCGCCCCCAAAATCTGCGCCCCCAAAACTCCCTTAACTCTCCTCGCGAGGTCCACCATATAGTCTATCTCAGGGGTGCTACAGGCGTAATCGCCGGGCTGATAGGCGAGAGTGAATTCTTTCCTTTCCGGATATTCACCCCTCATTTTTATCAATTTATCAAGATATTCATCCGATACATCGTTCTTATGGGGAACCATCTCTCCCTTTTCGTTAAGTCTCTTCACCCTATCTCCGTCGTGAGAGATGTTTATGAGCTCGGCGAGGGAATGGATATCGCCATTTTTTAGTAGCTCGGGACAAATCCTGCTTCTTGCACATTCGGCGATGCCGAATAGACAAACCCCTCGCACGGGAAATACATCCAAATGGTCAGCGTTACAGCGCTCCAAAACCTCCTCTCCCTCCTCTCCCAGCTCCCTCAACACATCCTCCTTTCTCATAGATATAGGAAGGGCTTTCAAGAGACGGAATATCTCCTCATCGCTCAATCCCTTCTCCTCAGGGTGGAGGTCCCTTAGATGCTCTATCTCAATCTCTCTTTTGAGGAGACGAGTCCCGATTTCGTAGGCGGCAATCCTTTGGTTGAAAGTATCCCTTGCCCATCCCGCTTTTTGAGCTTTTTGATGCGAGTAAGCATAGAGTATGGCGTAGCCTTTTGGCAAGGGAACGCTTTGGACATAGGAGAAGGGATGGAAGGAGAACTGATTAACGCAGAAGGGGCTGCCGAATTTAATCCCGGCGTGGTCTCCCATACCTCCCCTTGTCTGAACGAACCATTCCCCTTCACCGCAGAGATGGACGAATCTCTCCTCGGGGATTTTGAGCCCATTTATTAGGCAGGAAGCCTCAGCGAAGGCGACTACCAGTGCGGAGGAGGAGCTCAAGCCCGAGCCAACCGGTATATCCCCAAAAACGAGGGCATCAAAGCCCTTGAAAAGCCTATCCCTAAACCTCTCCTGAAGCATTAGGACAGATGCCTTAGCATAATTCACCCAATCGCCTTTGCTTTGGGCGATTTCGTTTTTCAAATCGGGTAAATTTATCAGCTCAGCCCAATCAAGCCAGCGATATTTGGCGAACTCCTCGCTTATGCTGAAGGAGCGAGGTGGATACGATTCATCTGAATTGACGAGATGAACAATATCGTCCTCTCGTGGATGGACCACCATAAGGATTTCCCTATCTATTGATATGCTGTTAATCATCCCGCCCCTATGGTCTATGTGACGCCCAAGGATGTTGAGCTTGGCGGGAGAGCGAACGAGAAAGACGAGAGCGTCTTCTCCCATAGCCTTAATAAATTCTTCAAGCAGTCTCTGAAAATCCCTGCGTCTTCTTTCCCAAAGCCAGGCTTCATTCCCGTATATCCCTTTCAAAACGCTTTTTATCTCATCTCCATAAAAGATGGAGAGCCATTCTCTCGCGGGCTTGAGGCTTCTCTCATTCAATAGGTTCTCTTTTTTCTCTATGAATTGCACCTTCCCAACTTTCCCCTCTATTTCACTTAGCTCCTCGGGAGTATTGAAGGTGAGGATTTTCTCCTTATCAACTATGAAAGTCCCTATTGACAGACCTTTCTCATAGAAGAGGGAAACTACATCCGTTACCTGTTCCTCTCCGCTATGGGGGTCTTGTTTAATCAGTGGAAGTGCTTCGTAGAGTGGAGAAGCTTTGAACATGTAAATGGATTGATTCGTTTCGCCGGTTGGGGGGAAGTCCTTTTCCCTTCCCTTGCTCTCCAGAATTGCCATGACCTTTCCTGCCTCATCCCGTATTATCCGCCCAAAGCTCTTCCCCTCCGAAAGGCAGGTTGCGAGGAGAAGGTCGTAGCCTCCTTTTTCAAACTCTTCCCTCATAGCCATTAGCGATTCGCCCTCAACTATCTTGTCCCCGGCGATAATGAGGAGATTTCCCTGGAAATTTATCGTTTGGAGATAAGAACAGGCGCATTTCACCGCATGTCCCGTTCCCTTTGGTTCTTCTTGGAGAACGAAGTTGACATCCTTGAATTCCTTCTCAACGGTGGTGATTACCTCCTTGTATTTATGACCCACGACGACCAAAATGTTGGGGAAACCGCAGTTCTTAAGGGTGGCTATCGTCCTATTTATAACTGGTATTCCACCAACCGAATGGCAGACCTTGTTTCTTTCAGAACTCATCCTCGTTCCTTTACCGCCGGCGAGGATTACCGCAACCCAACCCTCTTGCGGAAAGGGGGAGTTAATCTTCATAAGCGAAGCTCTATCCCTCCTCCTTTCTCTTGAGAGAAGGTCTCAATGAGCCATTCCTTGATTCCCTCTCTGATTTCCCTGACCTTTTCCATAATCTCCTCATCTGAGCCCTGTAAAGAGGCGGGGTCGGGGAAGCTCTTGTGGAGGTATATCCTCCCACCAGGGAAGAAGGGGCAATTCTCCTTTCCCTCTTCGCAGACAGTTACCACATAATCAAATTCCCAGCCGTTGAATTCCCCCAAGCTTTTGGGGCGATTCTTGGATATATCTATTCCTATTTCCGCCAAAGCTTTAACCACAAAGGGATTGACCCTTTCGGCGGGCTCAATTCCCGCGCTATAGGCTATGTAATTCTCTGGATAGAGATTATTCAAGAGAGCTTCAGCCATTTGGGAGCGGGCGGAATTATGAATACAGATGAAAAGGACTTTTTTCATCAATCTAATTCCTCTTCACTGAACACCTCTGCGGAGAATTTATAGATTTTCGTCTCCGGGTCCTGCCAGCAATCTATGGGGAGACCTGCTTTTAGGCAGGTGTGTTGAAGGAAGGTTTCCCTATCCCAATTGTTTTCCGTTGCCACTTGAGGAAGAAGCAATCCTCTATAAAAGCCCCTGATAATATACAGCCCGTGCTTTCCGACCTCTATTTCCTCAATATCTTTCACTTCTTCAAGTGGGGAGAGGACGGAAATCTCTATTGTTATAAGGGGGAGCTCGTCCAAGGTCAAGGGCGGAAAGCGAGGGTCTTCAATAGCGGCTGCCACAGCCATTTCGGCTACTGTTTGATATAGTGGTTTTAGGGCTTCTATCATGCCGATACATCCCCGGAGGAATCCCGCTTTCTTGAGGGTAACGAAGGCGCCTTTTCTCTCCAGAAGGGTGGTGGAGGAGGGAGAGAAAGTAGGGATTCTCCTATTTTTGAGATACTCCTCAATGGAGGTTCTCGCTATATTCAATAGCTCCTTCTTTTCCTCTACTCTCAAGGTATTCATTTTCAACACCTCTTTTTAAATTTTATGGAATAAGTGGGCGATTGCAAGGGGAAAGCCCTAATTCCCTTTCATTATAAGTGGTGGAGCACTTTCCTCTCATTGCGAGGGGCGAAGCGACTTTTCTGTCATTGCTGGCATGGGTAAAGGTTTTTGAAAAATAAATAAAAGATGAAGAAACAGATTGAAAAAGGAGGACCTGGCAATTGCATTCATTCTCTATGATTAAATACGAGATTGCCACGCCTTCTGCGAAGCAGAAGGCTCGCAATGACAATGGGGCTCTTATCCCGCTACGGAAGGAATTGTCGCTAAAACCTATACCCATAGATGCGAGCGATAGCGAAGCAATCTCTTTGAGATTGCCGCGGCTTTCCTTCGGAAAGTCTCGCGATGACGGGTTTTTCTCCCTCAAAGGAGATTATCTTAATCTATTTTGATTTTCCTTATTGAATTAGGAGGAAGCTTAACGCTCAAGCTCTTTTGGGGAAGAATAAAAGTTTTCTCCACTTCCTTGTCGTTGGTGTTGAGAACGAGAAGGTGATTGGGAAAGAGGGTTGCGTAGACGCCGTCCTTTACTCCATCTGGCACGGGACATCCTTCTTCCCTCAATTTCTCAACTAACAGAGAGAAGAGCTTCTCGCTCTCATTCCAGCCAATTGGAATGTAATGCGTCTTTCCTTTCCCCAATCTCTTGATTCCCCCTTCCCCATTGAAGAGCTGCTCAAAGAGAGAATAATCTCCCTCAACGGTTGCCATTTTAGCGACCCCGCAGGAGAAGAGGATTCCACCATCCTCCACCCATTTTTTGATAATTGCTAAATCATCTTTCTCAATGAAATCGCCTGCTATAATGAGGAAGAACTTGTATTTCTTCAATGCACCGTCCCTCAGCATTGTCTCGTCAATGAAATCGTAATCTATAATATCCCTGAGAAGGGGGGCTCTTGGTGGGAAATCCGCCCAACGGAGGGCAAGTGAGGTTTTGGGATAGAGGACCGCTACATCCACCTTCGGTTCAGGCATCTTATCAAGGAAAGGATAATTCTCCCTAAATATCCTCATCCTCTCTTCCGAGCTTATTATGTTGGTATTGTATTCGTGCAGTTGCCTAGCACCGGCGGCGACCACATTATAAATCCTTGCCACTATACCCTTCTCATTCACGCCTGATGCTGGCTCAAAGCCGTAAAATGCGCCATAGAATTTGCCAGCGGATGCAACCCAATGGGTGAGATAGAAGTTCGTAGCGTAATCGGAGCCTTCGTTTGTTATCCTAACTCCTGCTTTGTTTTTAGCAGCGACCTTGCATTGCTCGGCGAAATCGCTACCGTGGGGCGGGACGGCATCTCCACCGGTGCAGAGATAGACCTCCGTATCGGGGAAATATTTCTTGGTTGTCGCTAGCCACCAATCAGCCCATTTCGTCATTTCCCCCCTATACCAGTTGATGAAATCCAGCCATCTCCTTCTATCCTGTGCTGTCTTAGCCTCAAATACGCCGGGAGGAGTTGGGGCATCTTCCCTTATCTCGGGAGAGACCTTAAGAGGAGGGAATTCAACATCCTCAAAAGAGGGGAAGGAGGTTCCCCAAGCCTCGTTGAGCTTCTCTATGCTCCCATATTTTTTCTTCATTTCTTCTTTAAAGGATTTCCTCGCGAACTCGTCTCCACACCAATAACCGGGATGGGTGTGGTAGATGCCCGGGATTTGGAATGTCCAGCCTCCACCCCAAACGGGAAATATCGCCTCTCCGTAATCTCCCGTTATGCCTATGAGGACAGATTCAATAACGCCCGTTTTCCCATACCGTTGAGCAAAGGCGGAGAGAAATCTTTCAATCCATTTCGGGAGATTGGGATTCCAGATTGATTCTATCTTGCTTGATATATTATGCTCCAGGCAGACCGCTCCGAGATGCTCATCTGATTCCCTGAACCATCTCGGAGTTGAATAAGCTGGTCCCACGATGAGGAAAGGAACCCATTTCAAGCCATATTTCTTCAAAATCTCAACTTGTTTATCCCATCTCTCCCAATTCCACTTGTCTTTCTCCGGCTCCACTGTTTCCCAGGTGACATATGATTCAATGCTTGTAACTCCCAAACTCTTGAAGAGGGCAGCTTGGCTTTCCGTCGCGTCGTTGCCGAAGGTTACCTCTCTTCCCTGAATGCTCTTCGCGGGTTTGAGCTTGCTTTCCTGCATTATCTTCAAAATCCTCCTTTCAGGGTCATAGTCTTTTGGTCTTTCCTTTGAGACCTCTACCGAATGGATATAGATTTTATTTGAGGGAGAAAAGATGCGGAAATCAGCCTGCCAGTTTTGTCTATTTGAGAATTGGGCGTCTGTTATATGGAATGTGATTTTCTGCCACTTGTAGCTGCCAAGTCTCGTCTCCATAGGCAAGTCTTTATAGGGGGTATCTATGGAATCATATTGGAGGGTGAAGGGTCCGAAATCGTCAAAATATTCTATCGTGATGTAAACCTCGTTTTTGCCACCGAAGATGAAGGAATCGTCAACTTGGAAGTAGATGTAGAATGAGCGGTTTTCTTGGTCATTGTAGCGGGCGGTTTTCCCTCTTAGAGTTGCAGGATAATTCACGCCGTCCCCACCCGAAGGACAGGATATGCCGAAGGAACGATTTGTTTCCCCAAGGATAATGGAGACAGAAGAAGGGGTATCTTGCCCTGTTAAAAGGAAGGAAAGGAAGAAGAGCAGACAGAGAAGCCTCCAATTCATAATTTGTCAAATATTACCATATTCCTATTTGGAGGTCAAATTAAAAAAACATAAAAAGAGGAGAAAAGGGTGTTTCTGTTATGGGTGGCGAGATTCTGCAATGATGATATGGTGGATATACACGATTGAGGTTGCGAGGAGCGAGGCGACGAAGCAATCCCTTATAATTAGCATCAACATGGGTATAAACCATTAATAACGAGTTTTTATTTGACATTTGTGGAAAAGTAAGACAAAATACTAATGAGGTGAACTTATATGGTTACATTGGTGAATATCCTCCAGATATTATCTGCTATCGTGCTCATCTTCTTGGTTGCCATTCAAACTACGAAGAGGGAGGCGGGAATCTCTGGAACTATAGGAGGGAAGGTGACCACTCCCTTTAAGCTCAAGCCGGGCTATGAGGAATGGCTTGATAAGCTCACTATGTGGGCGGCTATAATCTTCTTCGCCATTTCCATCGTCGTCGCCACTATTTATATGAGAAAATAGGAGGACAGGATGAAACTTAAAACCAATCCCCGTTTTGCTTGTGGAATCTGGTATTTCGGCGCCTGCGGAGATAGATTCAAGAAGGATGGCTATAGAGAGGATATCCCTTTGGAGAAGAGGCTGG
This bacterium DNA region includes the following protein-coding sequences:
- a CDS encoding NTP transferase domain-containing protein, which translates into the protein MKINSPFPQEGWVAVILAGGKGTRMSSERNKVCHSVGGIPVINRTIATLKNCGFPNILVVVGHKYKEVITTVEKEFKDVNFVLQEEPKGTGHAVKCACSYLQTINFQGNLLIIAGDKIVEGESLMAMREEFEKGGYDLLLATCLSEGKSFGRIIRDEAGKVMAILESKGREKDFPPTGETNQSIYMFKASPLYEALPLIKQDPHSGEEQVTDVVSLFYEKGLSIGTFIVDKEKILTFNTPEELSEIEGKVGKVQFIEKKENLLNERSLKPAREWLSIFYGDEIKSVLKGIYGNEAWLWERRRRDFQRLLEEFIKAMGEDALVFLVRSPAKLNILGRHIDHRGGMINSISIDREILMVVHPREDDIVHLVNSDESYPPRSFSISEEFAKYRWLDWAELINLPDLKNEIAQSKGDWVNYAKASVLMLQERFRDRLFKGFDALVFGDIPVGSGLSSSSALVVAFAEASCLINGLKIPEERFVHLCGEGEWFVQTRGGMGDHAGIKFGSPFCVNQFSFHPFSYVQSVPLPKGYAILYAYSHQKAQKAGWARDTFNQRIAAYEIGTRLLKREIEIEHLRDLHPEEKGLSDEEIFRLLKALPISMRKEDVLRELGEEGEEVLERCNADHLDVFPVRGVCLFGIAECARSRICPELLKNGDIHSLAELINISHDGDRVKRLNEKGEMVPHKNDVSDEYLDKLIKMRGEYPERKEFTLAYQPGDYACSTPEIDYMVDLARRVKGVLGAQILGAGLGGSIMILAEEEAVADVERALIEGYYEPRGLEPRMGRCVPIKGAGIINI
- a CDS encoding arsenate reductase ArsC, which encodes MKKVLFICIHNSARSQMAEALLNNLYPENYIAYSAGIEPAERVNPFVVKALAEIGIDISKNRPKSLGEFNGWEFDYVVTVCEEGKENCPFFPGGRIYLHKSFPDPASLQGSDEEIMEKVREIREGIKEWLIETFSQEKGGGIELRL
- the amrA gene encoding AmmeMemoRadiSam system protein A is translated as MNTLRVEEKKELLNIARTSIEEYLKNRRIPTFSPSSTTLLERKGAFVTLKKAGFLRGCIGMIEALKPLYQTVAEMAVAAAIEDPRFPPLTLDELPLITIEISVLSPLEEVKDIEEIEVGKHGLYIIRGFYRGLLLPQVATENNWDRETFLQHTCLKAGLPIDCWQDPETKIYKFSAEVFSEEELD
- a CDS encoding family 14 glycosylhydrolase, with protein sequence MNWRLLCLLFFLSFLLTGQDTPSSVSIILGETNRSFGISCPSGGDGVNYPATLRGKTARYNDQENRSFYIYFQVDDSFIFGGKNEVYITIEYFDDFGPFTLQYDSIDTPYKDLPMETRLGSYKWQKITFHITDAQFSNRQNWQADFRIFSPSNKIYIHSVEVSKERPKDYDPERRILKIMQESKLKPAKSIQGREVTFGNDATESQAALFKSLGVTSIESYVTWETVEPEKDKWNWERWDKQVEILKKYGLKWVPFLIVGPAYSTPRWFRESDEHLGAVCLEHNISSKIESIWNPNLPKWIERFLSAFAQRYGKTGVIESVLIGITGDYGEAIFPVWGGGWTFQIPGIYHTHPGYWCGDEFARKSFKEEMKKKYGSIEKLNEAWGTSFPSFEDVEFPPLKVSPEIREDAPTPPGVFEAKTAQDRRRWLDFINWYRGEMTKWADWWLATTKKYFPDTEVYLCTGGDAVPPHGSDFAEQCKVAAKNKAGVRITNEGSDYATNFYLTHWVASAGKFYGAFYGFEPASGVNEKGIVARIYNVVAAGARQLHEYNTNIISSEERMRIFRENYPFLDKMPEPKVDVAVLYPKTSLALRWADFPPRAPLLRDIIDYDFIDETMLRDGALKKYKFFLIIAGDFIEKDDLAIIKKWVEDGGILFSCGVAKMATVEGDYSLFEQLFNGEGGIKRLGKGKTHYIPIGWNESEKLFSLLVEKLREEGCPVPDGVKDGVYATLFPNHLLVLNTNDKEVEKTFILPQKSLSVKLPPNSIRKIKID
- the secG gene encoding preprotein translocase subunit SecG → MVTLVNILQILSAIVLIFLVAIQTTKREAGISGTIGGKVTTPFKLKPGYEEWLDKLTMWAAIIFFAISIVVATIYMRK